agtcGGTACACAGCCAGTAATTGATTGATTACTTTTCCCCCAACACCTGCATTCAGGGAAGCATTTCTACCCTGCCTCTAATTGGTTAGTTCTCTTTGCCTTATTTGCAGTCTCAGACTTTGAAACCCTGCTGTAGGTCTCATCATGTCCTCTGACCTTTCACCTTTAGCAGTTGGTAAAAAGCATGCActgacatgaaacaaacaaaaaaacaagctttcCTCCTTGATTTATACAATCAATACAACATCCTAAATCATTCTGTGCCATACTTAACCACAGCAGCTCCTCGTCACTTTGCTTTGAGCAGGGTTTGTAAAAGATGTCTGACTCACTGGTTTGCTGTGGCCTTGGGAAATGCCTTCAGCAGTATAATTAGGTCtactgaggagaggagggagcttCCTTCCTGTCAGCAGTTTGACTTCCTGTGTGGGGTCAGTACTCAGTGTGAGGATCACTCAGTCAGTGACCAATCACACTTCCACTGTGAACAGGCTCACATATGCAGGGTTATGTTTCAAAACTATAAACCATTGAAAACATTAGAAAACAGCTCTTGATAGACaaaaggtttacattttttatagtctgtttaaaacaataatcacaTGAATTCACACACTGAAAGAGTTAGTCGCTGTAATTATTCCTCCTATACATAGTGACTTGACATAATTCATGATTAAAAATGAGActggtaatggtaaatggactgcacTTGTATAGCTCTTTTCTAGTCCTATGACCACTCAAatcgctttaacactacatgtcatagttcacccattcacacccattcatacactgatggcaggagctaccatgtaaggtgccacctgcacatcaggactaaCTTACATCACACCTAACACAGATCGAAGCTCCAATCTTTTGATTGAAGATCCGATCTGCTCAGCAAGGAACACTGTCAGtggaaacactcacacacacatgtcagaATAACATTATTGTACCCTTCCTGTCTCCACTACTCATATCTGCTTGAATTACTAACATAACAGTATCTTACAgtcctttgtttttatttaaaagataaatggaCCAACCAGACACAACACAAATATAACATAAAGCTTCCATACTTTTCATTAAAGTATTTAAGGAATGTAGGCCAcatacagaataaataaaacttccTTTCAAAAATAcagttagataagataagataagataatcctttattagtcccgcagcggggaaatttgcaggattacagcagcatagagtaaagtgcacacaagagacatagtaaaagaaaaacaagataagaataaaatgcaataaaaaacaactattataaataagcaataaaaaacagtaaaatccacaataattgaaatattatatgtacagacagaataactattataactataattgcacgttgaatttgtattgcacaggtttttagtgtcatgtggtctactgggagcagagttggttgtgtagtctgacagcagcaggaaggaaggacctgcggtaaaaaacagtagaaagaaccaacaacattaaaataaatacatgttcatTGCAACCAGCATAGACAAAAtcaaaaaccaaaccaaatcaAACTTTTAAGCTGTAAAGAGACACACTTGTGATTTTATGCTGTACAATTGAAATTGGATTGACTTGAAAACCTTTTATCATTCTTTTTTACAATACACATTTCCCATCTCCTTGGTGAAATGACTAGAAAGGCGCTCGAACACAGCCCTCTCACCTGTGGAACACCAGACACACCacaaaaaagccataaaaataaactgtacatTGATTCCTCCATTATTTAACCATAGTTACTCAAATGAAGGCACAACAACTCAGTCGCCAGTCTAAGTTAGTGGTGACATGcagtattgttttattgttattttatagtTATGTAATTATAGTTCTCTTCTGCTTCCCTCTTCTGTTGCAGGATGTCAGCGTCTCGGAGGTGTTTGTGCTGTGTCAAATATCTGATGTTTGTCTTTAACCTCATCTTCTGGGTTAGTATTGCTCAGTCCCAAGTTGctgtcaaacatttttattaatttacactTTCCATAAAGAGTTCACTTTGGTTCTGCTTGTTGCATGCTTCCGGAATGATTTAACAAAGAGTTCCACAGATGTGCCGAGTTAATCCCTTatatcactcacacacacaatttccAGACAATGCATTGTGAGTACCGCTGCATTTTGACCCTGGCTTAACATTACGTTTCCTGAATAGCTAGGAGGATGCGGCTTGTTCGGCATCGGAGTCTGGCTGTCCTTCACGCAGGCAGAgttttcctctcttcccctgTCCTTTCCATCCCTCTCAGCTGCCAACCTGCTGCTCGTCGCCGGTGGCATCACCATGGTGACTGGCTTCCTGGGTTGTCTCGGAGCCCTGAAAGAGCAGCGCTGCCTGTTGTTCATAGTAAGAGGTCCACATGATAGAGAAGTTGCAGATATTTTTTGGCTATGATGTCAGTCTCCAACTGCTCTACTCTGTTCTGCAGTTCTTTGTGATCCTTCTGCTCCTGGTCCTGACAGAGGTCACTCTAATGTTGGTTATACACATCTTCCATGACAAGGTAAGCTCACCATCTACCAATTTAATGTACACAGCAGTTCTTAAGCTTCCAACACACTCAACTTGTAACTGTCAATGTAGATCATAACAtgtaaacaagaacaaaacaagcaatacaaaataaacatcttaATATCTTCTCTTTGCTAAGTCTTACTCAGATTAGGTACCAATGTTATTGAATAGATCAGACATCCCGTTGCAATGCAGCAGTTATCATTGTCAAATTCACTAACAAAGACCATGGCATGAGTAAGGAACTTGAGTAGTTTTAATTTGAGTGGTTGGAGGACGCTGAAAAGATTGGTTAATGGTGGAGTTCTGTGGGATGATtgggggtggaggagagggatggaagAGGGCTGGTTGTTTGGAGATGAACGTGGCTGTCGTGATGTGGCTGGAGCGGGGGTCTCGACTCAGGGTGGGTCCACTTCTTACAGTCTATGTGttggaaatatataaatagcaTAGGTCCGCACTGGTGATTGAGTTAATGAGACACAGGTGCTTGTATTAGTGGGGAGAGAAGCTGATCTTGTTCCTGAACCTTAGTTATAATAACTTCATTACGTTTTTGTCCATCTCTGCTGGACGAAAACAGAGAGCTCCTAATGATCAATCATTATATAATAAGTTCCTAACATACAACtgacaataaacataaataaaatgacagatacTAATGAAATCAGGGGGCCCATAGTGACGAGGACTTGGTGTGGCTTGTTGCATTTGATCTTAGCAATTTCCTTGTTGAGTACAATATAGGGGGTACATTTAATGAAATAGAAGcagatgtgttttgtgagaTGAGCCAAAGActtcaaaaacacaatgttttctttgtgctttACTATTTAGGAATCCTGAATGTTTTTCACTAAAGCCTCAGGTTAAATATCAGATGTGATATAAACAGCCTCTGGGTTTGGGTAGAGTGTTTATAACAATATGACCTCTATGGAATAGCTCATGTTCATCAAAAATTGTCACAAGCTTAATAAAATGAAGTAATGCGATATAGTCGTCAGAACTCCAGTTTAAAGATTTGTCTTGTGAGAATGGATGCAGCAAGCATCAAGACACAGCAAGCCCGTCTTCCCACTTGTTCCAGAGGCTCTTCTAGGCATAGCTAGTGATATTGTTCACGGACTGTGATGTAGGTagtccagcagcagctgtaggctggtgacctgtccaTGTTTACACTGCCTCGTGTGGGtaaagatgatggatggatcattttaatgaataactgtttctttcttcctctttttgtaAGCTGGATTCCAAAGCACAAGGTGAATTAAAGGAAGGTATGAAGATTTATGAATCAGAACCTGAACTGAAAAAATCCTGGGACAACGTGCAGAAAATGGTGAGGACTCTAACAATCTTATGTTACATGAGGTTACAGTAGGACAAGCTGTGTAGGGTTACAGCATAAACACAGCAATGTATTTAATCAATGTATGTGTCAGGTATCTCTTGGTCACTAACAAAGTCTACAGGATGTATTGATCATTCTGATGGATTTTTCactaacatttttcttttcctttatcACAACTAACAACAATAACCGTTTGTAGAACTTACCCGCTGGATTGTTTGGCCACTCAGTGGTTGTGATACTTTTGGGATTGTGTAACCTCCATCTCTGAGCCCACTTTTCAACACAGACCAGTCAGTAGTGTATGAGTTATGTAGTTGAGTGGTATTACTCTAATCTTTTTGTTCTACTGTCTCTCCTCCCAGTTCAAATGCTGTGGAGTAACTAATAAAACAGACTGGTATGATGTGCTGAATGGAACACTGCCCTCGTCCTGCTGCTCCGTTGGGACAGACCAGTGTGTTGACGGATGGAGTGAGGTTGGTCTGCTGCTCAGCTATAAAaagaattgtttttatttttgtctgattCTCTCAAATGAAAACGTAATGTGTTCCAGATGCATGAGTGTGTGCCCTGATGAATTCAAATCAAAGGAGACAGAAAAATTAAGCCACACATATATGTGACAGTAACTGGACACTGCATCCAGTATTTAATATCAtgatttacaattattttaactgttatcCGCAACTTACCTTACCTTCCCTGTAATCATAGCACCTGAGGTACTGATTTATATGAACATCAGCCGGTCTGTTTGGCTCCTTATAGACAGATCTGGAAGTTACCGGTTGTAAGGATCTCATTTGTATCTAAATATGCACCCCTGAAACACAATATGAGCTTGTTTTGTAAATGCTTTTGGTTTTGCAGAAGTGGAGATTGATTATTTAATAGAATTTACTCACAAGACttcttaatatttttaataactcAAACAAGGTAGATTGTCATACAGTACTGACATGTATTCAGACCAAAAGCTGACTTAAAGGAGTAGTGGGTGGCTGAGGCTCAGGGGTACAGGGGGTGGTCCTCAAATCGGAAGATTGCTGGTTCaatccccagctcctccagtTCACGTGTCGAAGTGTCCCTGGACTAGATACTGACCCCACACTGCTCCCAGTGACAtcagagtgtgagtgtgtgtaaaagGATAAATGTTCCCATGTAGTGTTAAGCTCTTTGattggttggaagactagaaaggcgtTACATAAATGAAAGTCTATTTGAAAAATCTACACAACAGCATGCAGGAAAATGGCCAGAAGGTAATGATAACAATGTGATTTATAGTTAATGCATTCAGATATCAGAAATTTTATTTTGGGtctttattcattgttttggttattGTTTGGTTATGATAGCGTTGTATATATGCTGAAATCCCAGAGCACAATAACATCACTACATCCCTGCCATCAGGGCAAGGAACACTAGCAGTCAGACAACGAGACGGGGTGGAAACAAGCCAACACTTTAAATGAACTAAAGATGTTTGTAACAGGATTAAAGTGTGTCTGCCCACTATGATAATGTTTACAACGGACAGCGTGAGGAGTCATTTTACTCCTCACTCCTTGGCTGACATGAGTGTTCCTTGTTGCTGTGTTTCCAAGTCTCAACATTTAACTTGTGTACAAAGCCAGTCTTGCTGATTATGGCCAGAACAAATAAGATGAAAGTTAACTGTAAAAACAATCATCTCTTAAATAGCTTCTTAGACTTCTTTAGCATTTTCTAGCAAATTGTTCTGCATAATCATTCTTCCCTTCTCTTGTCTCTACACTTGGTCTGTACTGACTGTATGTTCGagctgtcctcacactgtctctgtcctctgcagCCGTGTTATCAGAAGGCCAGGCAGTGGCTGCTGGATAACATCCCCTCCGTCCTGGTGTTTGGCGTGTGTATCGGTGTTGTGCAGGTAATTATTTCCAATATGTagttgtcatttatttt
This genomic window from Anoplopoma fimbria isolate UVic2021 breed Golden Eagle Sablefish chromosome 11, Afim_UVic_2022, whole genome shotgun sequence contains:
- the tspan4b gene encoding tetraspanin-4 codes for the protein MSASRRCLCCVKYLMFVFNLIFWLGGCGLFGIGVWLSFTQAEFSSLPLSFPSLSAANLLLVAGGITMVTGFLGCLGALKEQRCLLFIFFVILLLLVLTEVTLMLVIHIFHDKLDSKAQGELKEGMKIYESEPELKKSWDNVQKMFKCCGVTNKTDWYDVLNGTLPSSCCSVGTDQCVDGWSEPCYQKARQWLLDNIPSVLVFGVCIGVVQILALVFSMLMFCQILCAEKDLD